CGGCGATTGGTCAATTCGGCCAGTCTCTTAAGGATGTGCCCGTGGTCAAGCTCGGCGGAATAGCCATTAAAGAGGCCATCAAGAGGGCAGGCATACGGCCTTCGAAAAACAAGGACAAAGAGTTTGCCCCTGCGGTCTTTCAAGGCAAAACCGACACGGAGCTCGAAGCAAAACATTATGATTATGACAGCAGTTTGAAAGAGGTGGTTATTGACGAAGTAGTCATGGGAAATGTGCTCCAGGCGGGTCTTGGCCAGAACTCGGGCAGGCAGGCGAGCATTGAGGGTGGCGTCCCTAAGGAGACTGCGGCGTACACCATCAACAAGGTCTGCTCCTCGGGACTGAGGGCCATAATCAGCGGCATGCAATCGATCATGGTGGGCGATAACGACGTGGTCGTGGCAGGCGGTATGGAGAACATGAGCCAGGCGCCGTTTGCATTGCCGTCTTTGAGATTCGGTGCGAGGATGTTCGATACCAAGGCCATAGACCTCATGGTCCTCGATGGAATCTGGGAGATCTTTTACGGCTACCATATGGGCCTTACGGCCGAGAATATCGCTGCGAAGTACGGGATTTCCCGGGTGGAGCAGGATACGTTCGGTCTTGTGAGCCATCAGAGGGCGCGCAAGGCCATCAAGGAAGGTCTGTTTAAGGCTGAGATCGTACCGGTGAAGATTCCGCAGAAGAAGGGCGATCCCGTTGTTTTCGATACCGATGAAAGACCGATGGATACGACCCTCGAAAAGATGGGGGCGCTTGCCACTGCGTTTAAGAAAGACGGAACCGTTACCGCCGGCAACGCTTCCGGTCTCAACGACGCGGCATCTGCCGTGGTCCTTATGTCCAAAGACAAGGCCAAGGAACTCAGCATCAAACCCATGGGCAAGATCATCTCCTGGGCTAACGGCGGCCTGGACCCGGCCTTTATGGGGTTAGGCCCTATACCGGCCATCAAGAAAGCCTTGAACAAAGCCAATCTCACCATTGATAAAATCGATCTTATCGAGCTCAACGAAGCATTTGCTTCCCAGT
The Syntrophorhabdaceae bacterium DNA segment above includes these coding regions:
- a CDS encoding acetyl-CoA C-acetyltransferase; its protein translation is MKEAVIVSCARTAIGQFGQSLKDVPVVKLGGIAIKEAIKRAGIRPSKNKDKEFAPAVFQGKTDTELEAKHYDYDSSLKEVVIDEVVMGNVLQAGLGQNSGRQASIEGGVPKETAAYTINKVCSSGLRAIISGMQSIMVGDNDVVVAGGMENMSQAPFALPSLRFGARMFDTKAIDLMVLDGIWEIFYGYHMGLTAENIAAKYGISRVEQDTFGLVSHQRARKAIKEGLFKAEIVPVKIPQKKGDPVVFDTDERPMDTTLEKMGALATAFKKDGTVTAGNASGLNDAASAVVLMSKDKAKELSIKPMGKIISWANGGLDPAFMGLGPIPAIKKALNKANLTIDKIDLIELNEAFASQSLACIKELGVNTDKCNMFGGGISLGHPIGCTGARLVTTALYQMQRLNLRYGLVSMCIGGGMGLAAVLEREA